The Geotrypetes seraphini chromosome 2, aGeoSer1.1, whole genome shotgun sequence genome contains the following window.
cacaaaattactgtttttagggctccgacgggggggcatgggggaacccccccactttacttaatagagattgcgccgcgttgtgggggcgttgtgaggggtttggggggttgtaacccccccattttactgaaaacttcactttttccctgtttttagggaaaaagttaagtttacagtaaaatgtggacggttacaaccccccaaaccccccataacgccggcgcgatctctattaagtaaactgggggggctccccaacaaaaccccccattggATCccttaaaaactgtaattttcttcggcgcgcacctccatcttgcactcagttgtcggcacgcgcctttgtctttcgcggggttgtctatgaaccacttaACCGGCTAGGAGCTGAATTTTGGAGGTCGGTCTTAAATACGTCAGATCAGAACAAAACCCTTTTATAGCTCCCCCCAACTCTTGCTGTTGTTGGTTAATTTAGGACAgccattctcaacccagtccttggggcacatCTAGTCCCATCGAGTTTTCAGGAtgtcaacaatgaatatgcatgagatttgcgcTAGAGCACACATGTGAAACGCAAGGCCCTGGGGCCGAATTcggcccacctggccattttatgtggcccgcagtgGCTGTGCTGCGTCTAAGtgcctgactgtgcagccccATTCCCAGTGGCGCTCCAAGCACCTGAACGCACTACCCCACTCCCAGCAGCACTCCAAGTTCTTCACCATGCTGCCTTAGTACCCATTTGCAAGCAGAAGGACCCAGTTCCAGTATaaaaagctaggttggagcagggtGCTCCACACAATTGTCTGACCGTGACACAGGTAGGGTAAGGagggatctatacttctactaagactaagtatcttaataaaaaaaattggccctcgacttagcctgtgttatagatttcggccccttatgtgatcgagtttgacacccctgcactagagaatgacacggggacaaatttttccccatccctgtcccattcctgtaagctctgccttaaccgcacaagcctcgaacacttatgattttaaagtgcttgaggcttgtgcagatgaggacggagcttgcaggaatggggcagggacaggaaaagaacttgcggggacgggacgggaaaatgagttcccgcggggacggggaaaaatttgtccccgtgtcattctctaatttgcatcCCTAGCTGCATGCACATCTAActtatgcatattcatcgtggatatcctgaaaacccgattggacttGGTGTGCcctgagaactgggttgagaatgGCTGATTTAGGAGCAGGGATTCTAGAATATTCTTGTTTATAACATAAGAGGGCATACTTCAAAGGCATCTGGAAAAACTTTGCTGCAGCTCAATTCAAAACTATTTATGAAATACAGAAGTATGATATAAAGCAATAAGTCATAGAAATAATGTTTCATAAATTTAAATACATCAATCGATAAGTATTTATAGCTGATCATTATTGCCCAGTTACTGTTGGGAAGCTGAGGAAGagtcagagaggggaaggggcgattgggacttgtatacagcctttttttttccttctttgtggttacacattcaaagtggtttacatatatacaggtacttattttatacctggggcaatggaagattaagtgaattgcccagggtcacaaggagcagcactgggatttgatcccacaacagCAGGGTACTGAAACAGTGGCCCTACCACTAGGTCACGTGCGAGAGAGAATGGGTGAAGACGAGAGGGGCCGACGCACCATCGTATTTTGGCACTATTTAACAGAAACATGCAGCAAAATATGACGATGGTGTTTTGGTCCTctaaatgttacaaaatataaaatgtggccaCCAGTGGAAAAGGTTGGACAGGTCTGGTGTAAAGTGTAGTTTGAGTAGATAGACTGGATTCTGGACTGCGCCCTCCACATCCCTCAAGTTTGAGACTTGACAGTGATGCAGCGAGGATGAggggcccccctcccccgccctcttctccacctcccaTACCACACGCGCAACCCTTCCGaaccccatacctcttttaacttccccagtgtgagcagcataaCCAACTAGCTGCCCACGTTgacgtcagctctccctctgacatcacttcctgggcgcgagacccggaagtgacatcagagggagagccgttGCTGATGCAAGCAACaggttggagaagctgctcatgccgGCAAAGAGATAGAGCTATGGTGGGTGGACGTGAAGGTGTGCGCGCggcgaggggaggaatgggagggagcaggggggtggagagcgagaggggtgccggcaccctcgCACCCTCCCCCTAACTACACCACTGGCCATGACAGTGCCTTGGAGAGTCCTGCGGTAatccatgctgcagctgctgcttgGTCGTCACCTGCTCAGTTATTGCTGTGTTGTAAAACAACTTTTCCCTTGCCACTTTTAAAACTCTGCCAGCAGTCAACCAGGTTTGCTAAAAATCAGAGAGAAGGCATAGAGCAAATTGGGTCTAATATGGATGTTTCCAAAAGACTTGAATGATATATAAAAAGGCCTACCACAGGCTAGCTTAAGTATATCTATCTTCAATATTAACTATTCCCAAATAGAACAAAATAAGCTGCTATCTTTTTCTAAACCATAGATTTACTTGCGGTAAGAGACAGGCGTATCATAATCGTGGGTGATCTgatcataggacctcttataatttcaggtccacatcctgaCTCCAAATTTTAATCACTTATGCCTGTCCCATCCTACCTACCTCATctattttgtgtaaaaaaaaaaaacctacagaaCCACATCTGCACGTGTGTGCTTCATGAGCTGTATAATCAAAATATATAATAATGAAAAAACGAAAAGATCAAAAAACCACTAATCACAAAAATGTTAAATACAAACCCTCAAATTATATGTGAAGAGGGAAAGCAACACTTATCTCAAATGGTATAACCCACGAACCAGCGCTGGTAGAGAATGTACAACTCCCAATGCCCTTCTGACAGGAAAAACAGGCGTTTCAATCTGTCTAAAGCAGATCTTCCTCAGGGGGTAATAACTAGCGTTGCCCCTCTACAATAAAAGAAAAGGCAAAAACCATAAATAGGAAACACAATAAAGACAtatatgtttcttttttctttaggacaagttcctggaggaaaagtccatagtctgttattgagaaaaacatgggggaagccactgcttgccctgtattagtatcatggaatattgttacaccttgggctttggccaggtactagtgacctggattggccacagtgagaacaggctactgggcttgatggaccattggtctgacccagtaaggctattcttctgttcttatatgTAAGCTAGCCTGTGATAggcctttttatatattcttcaagTCTTTTGAAAACATTCATATTAGACCCAATTTGCTCTATGCCATATGTCATTCTGGGTAGCATGATTATACAATAAGGAAGTCCTCTTCTTCTTGGTTTACCTTTGTACCAAAAATCAGAGCGATGACAACCCTAGGAAGCAAGGGAGACCATGTGGGCAACTATGCTGACTATAcctggaaaaatttgcttctgAAGTTTTACGGGTGAATGGTATTGCTAGGTTGAAATTCTGTTTTAGGAGACTCTGGCTGTCCTTACTGCGATGAGGTAGAATACGCACCAGCTGCAATCAGGCCAAAAATGATGGTTCAGTTTGCCTGCACAGTGCTCCGGACAAACTGTTAAAATTAAACTGCAGATTACTATTCAGGCCAGTAATGATCTGTATGTAATGTGCCCTGCGACATTCAGCATTGATGCTTTTACATTTTGGGAATGAAGGCTCTTCTAGGAAAGTAAACAAAATGGCCTTAAGCATCTCTGGCCTTCCTGCAGGGCACTGTCATGGCAAAGAGTAATCATCAACGAGTTAATTTGTAGAAGGACTTTATACTTTTCGCAGTGTGTTAACTTACGTGGCCAGTGGCTTAGATGTGTTTATTGGAGACTAAAGTATACTTCACTAACAGACTGTTTTTAAATATTGCTGTTTTATGGGAGGACGAGAGGGTTcccatttctaacattctattttctatctcaacttttttttctctctctctctctctcttttttacttGTTACAGAATCCACAGCAGCTGTTGGAATACAGTGATCACAGGGAAATGATTCCTCATGAAGTCTCTGGATCCCTTTCAGAAAGGCAATGCGATTTTCCATTCCTTAGACAGAAGTCAGAAGCAGCCAGACAGTGAGTGaacggtgggggtgggggtgggggggggagggcggacaGCGCAAAATGAAATCCAACCAAGAACGGAGCAACGAATGCCTGCCACCCAAGAAGCGCGAGATTCCTGCCACCAGCCGGCCTTCCGAGGAGAAGCCAATCGGACTGAACACTGAGAACCATCGGACGGAGAGCCTAGCATGGCTTCCCAGCCAGAGCAGCGTGGGCGGCCAGCATGGAGCCATAGGAGTTTCAGTGGAGGCTGGCTTACAGCAGCGGATAGGTTTACACAAATCACTGTCTGCAGGGATGGACTATTCACCACCGATTGCTCCCAGGTCGGTCCCCGCAACGACGACACTTCCGGCAGTTTACCAGTCAGTGCTGTCTCAGTCGGGACCTCCTGTCTCTCCCATGCAGTACGCTCACCTACCACAGACTTTCCAGTTCGTTGGTCCCCCGTACAGTGGATCATATGCAGGATTCCTCCCCACACAGCTGATTCCCTCAACCTCCAATTCCTCAACTGGGGTTGTGGTCTCCACCGCTGCTGGTGCACCCGCACCGTCCCAGCCCTCCCACATAGAGGCTTATTCTTCTCTGCTGGCCAACATGAGGCAGTCTAAAGGCGAGCCACATTTAGTGAGGACGTCTGGATTACTCAGCGCAGGGTcgtctccccctccccattcaaacCAGTATGTTCACATTTCTAGCTCACCCCAGAATGCAGTCAGACCTTTATCACCCCCGAGCATCCCAGTCCACGTGCATTCGCTGCCAGCAGTGATTCCTCATACCCTCACCCTCGGGCCCTCCTCCCAAGTGCTTGTGCAGTACGCAGATTCTGGAGGCCACTTCATCGCCAGAGATCCCATGAAGAAGGCCGAGGGCCTCAGGCCTCAGGCCGTCCAAGCAAAAGAACTGCTAAACGGAGAGATTGAGAAAGGCAGGAGATACGGTGTAGCGCCGTCGGCAGACACGCACCTACTGAAAGCAGGCAATAATAAAGCACCTCCCCAGCATTACGAGACGAGGCATGTCATGGTTCATCCGAGCCCTGCCGAGTACAATGCCCGGGATCCCTCAGGCATCAGGACCTCTGTCATGGTAGTACCCAACAGCAACACGCCAACATCAGATATAGAGGTTCAGCAGAACATTAGCAGAGAAGCTTCACCCTCAGCGGCTCATAACAAAGGAAGCTTACATTTAGGGAAAACAGCTCACCGGTCATATGCTTTATCTCCACATCAGACTGTATGCCATGAGAGTGTGAAGACAGTCGCCACTCTGTCTCCCCACACTGTCATCCAAACCACCCACAGCGCACCAGAGCAACTTTCAGTTGGGCTCCCTGCCACAGCGTTCTATGCGGGTACACAGCAACCACTGATTGGCTATCTCAGCAGTCAGCAACAGCCTATTGGCTATCCTGGAAATCTGCCCCAGCACCTGGTAATACCTGGCACCCAGCCCCTCCTCATACCAGTTGGCAACGCAGACGTTGAAACCACAGGAGTAGCGCCTTCATTAGTAACGTCATCTCCCCAGTTTGCAGCGGTGCCTCAAGCATTTGTCACTACGGCCATTCCCAAGGGCGAGAACTTCGGTGCTGAGTCGCTCACAAGCCAGGCAGCCTACCAGGCAGCGGTGGTACAGGCCCAGATCCACCTCCCGGTGGTGCAGTCTGTAGCGTCTCATGCAGCAACGCCTCCTACACTGCCCCCTTACTTCATGAAAGGGTCGATCATTCAACTGGCCAACGGGGAGCTGAAGAAGGTTGAGGACTTAAAAACTGAAGACTTTATACAGAGCGCAGAAATTAGCAACGATCTAAAAATAGATTCCAGCACTGTGGAGAAGATCGATGACAGCCATAGCCTAGATGTCGCTGTGATACAGTTTGCAGTCGGAGAGCACAGAGCGCAGGTAAGAACATGTAAGGGTTTGTCTTCTGTTTACAATGATAATATTCTCATTTATCACAGGTCTGGCAGGGATAATAGCAAGAAAAATTCCTACTGACCATtaccaaaaaaaccaaaacaaaaacgcATGAATTTCTAACTAATACTAATCACTTCCTCTAGGGTCTGGTGGTCAAATGATTGGGATATTTTTCTTGAGTTTCTCCTTCTCTGTAAGATTTGCGTCCTCACTTATTCTAACAAAGGCCAGATTATTATAAGAATGCCTTCTTATAAATTGTGAACACccagaaaaaaaagaagtctGGAAAAGATGCTCCAAATTACatatggttttttgttttgtttttggaggGGAGAGTCTAcacaagtttgttttttttaaaagctcTTATGGGGTTTTCTTTGCTGAAATGTGATGAGTGCTTTGTATTATTGCTCTAGAGCTTAAGGGGTCAACAGTCAAAGGGGTTTAATCAGGCAAAAGAGGCTCCTGCCCAATTAAACCCCGCTGAGCTGGCCACCTGctaatattcagtagcacttaaaccgagtagtgccactgaatattgccgTTAACTAGTCATTCCCTAACCAGTTATGttagaacacaagaacataagagtatggcaactcttatgttcatacTGGGCCAGgccgaaggtccatgaagcccagtatcctgtttccaaaggtggccatcccaggtcacaagtacgtgacaaaatcccaaggagaaaaacagattttatgctgcttatcctaggaataagcagtggatttcctgaaTTGCAGCTTGATAATGGCTTAGGGACATctgttttaagaaattatccaaacctttttttaaaccctgctaagttaactgctttcaccacattctccagcaacaaattccagagtttaattacacattgaatgaagatatatttttccagtttgtttttaatctactacttagtacctTCATTGAATgctaggggcagagtttgggtggagcTACAACTAAGCCAATTAGCAGTGGGTCCACTAACTTGCTAAGTAAGTACAGTGGCACCTTggcttacgagcataattcgttccagaagcatactcgtaagccaaagcactcatatatcaaagcaaagtttcccataggccataatgcaaactcagaagattcgttctaCAACCAAAGTTTGCTATGGTGACCCAGGGTGGGTACCTGCATGTGGATGCCGCAGCCTCTTCAGcggggtggcttccttccctcggggtccctgggcggctgccctcccgctttggccgatgcctctgccgtccgccagcgcctcccggctcccGATTCAAGCTGGCTGCCATCCTGCAGAAGCATGTGCAGGACCTCTCAATTCCCGAGTCAAGCCGGCCGTCATGCTTGTAAGTGGGACACAGCTAACAGACAGGATTTCagtggggagaaagaaaaaaaatacaccaGAGCGGTGAAAAGATGGCTGAGACTGCATGTACAGAGGTTTTCTCTATGCTTAGATCATGAAAGTAAGAAAGATTTGTTGCTACTGATTTTTAATTCCAAGAAGGGCCAGAGTTCTCTGGTTAGATGTTAGTTTTGCCAAGTATTCAAAACAACTACTGAGATTAGATGATCTGATGTTAATTTTTTCTCTGTTCCAAAGAGGGCCATTCATCTTTGATGGCATGCAGGGTTTGATCGATTcattaattaagggctccttttatcaagaagTGGTAGAGCCTTTTAACGTGGGCCGGCGAAGTAAATGCTCTATTGTTccttcaattcctatgagcatcggagcttttaccttgCCGACCCGCAGTAAAAGGCTCAAcctctgcttgataaaaggagccctaaggctccttttactaagctgcagcaagCATGCTTCCTGCAAGTCAAAAGAGCTTACTTTGTGACATGCTAAAGCATCCCATGGTAAGTTCTGAATGTGCTTCTCAAAACCGTGGgctaaaatataattttttattttcctggtagggggcagagagtggacatttctgcactaatcagtttgTGCATCTACAGTGCTTCGCGCTAATTAATACGGGATTAGCGCgtaagcccttaccacctacaaaatgggtggtggtaagtGCTCATGCACTAATTTCTGGTAATGGCCACGTGCTAATAATGGCCACATTACTGTGTGACCATTAACtcggaaaatggccattttctggcAGCAATAAGAATGGCCTTGGCATGCCGGAAGggtacactaaggccactttttatcacagttttataaaaaggaccccttaatcaatTAATTGGAAACTTGCATCATCTTTTCTATAAAgcagctactactactattaatcatttctatagctatGAAGCAGTTTATAAAAAGCAAAACAGATTAAAGGCTCCTGCTTGTTTAAACCCTGCTGAACCGGCCCTCCGGCAACATTCAGCAGCATTTAAGCAGAAAGTGTCATTGAATATTTCTCTGACTGGCCAGCTCATAATGGGGTGGTTATGGAGAGGAGCTGACGCTTAACCAGTTAGTGGCAGTATTTAGCTGCTAATCGGTTAAGAAAAATTTAGGACACCAGAAAGGCTGTGCTACCTTTATGTGTCAAGCTAACTGGGCACCAATCTGAATCTAGGCTGGTACCTGATTATTTTCCTGCTGACTGTATGTACCTGGAAATTCACCGCCGGAAGCCAGACAAGGCCCAGTATTGAAGATCCGGGTTTAATTTTGTTGGCAATATTCAGTGTTTAAAATAAAACTCTCACTGCCGCTGGCTCAATATTGACCTCAAAATAAATAGTTAAAGCAATGCTCATAAATACATTTCCACATTAAAATGCAATTACAATTAAAgcataaaatgtaaaaatattaACACATCCTTCACCTATTAGCCATCAAGAAACTTGTTCAAATAGGTAAGCTTTGCACAATTTGTGGACATGCAGAAGACTGTCCAGTGATTTGCCCTCATAAGGAAGTGTGGTCCAAAATTTCAGGCCAGCTCATGAAAAGGAACTTAGGAGCCTTATTACTGCGTTAGGTGTTAGCATGTGTctaacacagcttaaaatggcatactgcTGGATGTTCTAATCCACatgcaaaaaaatgtttttttatataAGGGCTAGGGGCGGGTGTTCCATCATTAATCTGTTAGCACGGTGACAATACCACAcaataactggttagcacagtGTTACCACATGAACCCTTACCGCCTATAAAATGGGAGGTGTTAAGGGCTCATACggtgatattttttatttttttttttaatgaccatatagtaatggcaacattagcacatggccattaatagaaaaTGCGCCATTTTACAGCTAAGGTAAAAATTACTTTAGCGTACGGGAAAAACCCACACAAATGCTAAGGCCAATTTTTGCTGCATCTTAGTGAAAGAGCCCCTAATTAATTAAAGGctacttttatcaagccacggtagagctttttactgcagaccgtagaggtaaatgctccgatgctcattcaattcctatgagcatcggaacatttacctcgctggcccacagtaaaaagctctactgcagcTTGAGAAAAGCTGGCGTAATGCAGTTAATGGGAGTTCTTTATTATTGTCATAGAATACCAGTGATAGCTTAGATGCTAGATGCAGAACTTTAACAATGGataagggtaaatagtgggattccGCAGGGGTCtataggctagattcactaagcaaaccgatcgtatactgatcggtttgcgacccgatttccctcccaCTTGATACACTAAGCTCTGTCCCGATCATACTCCAATCCACGCattcaaatgagggggaacggcattcaaatgtaggcaggcagcgattcactaaaaaaatgagGGGCACCAACTGgactgaccgatccaaaaataagcgactgctgaggaccagtcgttgaggtcctttccgactgccctgtcttctgccgccctgctctctgccccgatcctgCTTCTCTGCCAGCCCTGATCTCTGCCAGCTTCTCTGCCAGCCCCGCTCTCCTGCTTCTCTGCAAGCCCCgatctgcttctcttccccacagagcaagcccgtgattttaacccacgggtttaaagtgagttaaaaccacgggcttgcaaaaaagttaaaaagtaaaatttagctcTGCCGGTCACAGAGGGCCAGCACATGTGCAgactatctacagatggtctgcgcatgcgtcgggatcgctggagagcaatccgtgcagtcggttaggggcatgattccgatcaccctcatttgcatgagggcgattcgtgaatcagtccCCTGGACACAGATTGGATCGGAtcgctcacggatcggatccaatctttgccctttgtgaatctagtcctatgtTGGGACAGCTACTTGTTAATATATAttagtgatctagagatgggactaactagtgagataatttaatttgctgatgacacaaagttgttcaaagttattaaattgcaagaggaccttatgaaGACTGGGTGAcaacatcaaaatggcagatgatgcttcatgtgagtaagtgcaaagtgatgcacgtgggaaagaggaacctaaaCTATAGCTACcatatttccccgaaaataagacactgtcttatactaattttggacccaaaaaaggcactgggtcttattttcagggtaggtcttattttttttcatgttcaatgatcatctctcccttcctctcctccaccccaattcttcctatttcctttctctcccccacatttgcagcatctttcctcccttctcacctatccccttgtgcagtatctttctatccgtcccatccctcgtgcagcagaactgttgcagcttctatccctccctcccatccccccatgcatcctccccccaccccgccatgcacccctgctgacccttccatctcccccCGCCACCACGAGACCAAAATACCTTGTTACAAACACattggcagcaatctagacagactgcttcacagccttctctcgcccgggtgttcctctgccacatcactgatgatgtcatcagcaacgcggcacacGAACACCCCGACaagagaaggctgtgaagcagcctgtctagattacTGCCGATGTTACATTTATCACAAGGTATTTCAGTCTTGCGGTTGGCGGGGAAGAGATGGGAAGGGTCAGCAAGGGGGGGGACGGGGATGCGCAGGGATATGGGGTGGCAGGGAAGGGCGGGGAAAGCGCTGCTGCCagagactagggcttattttgggggtagggcttatattaagacctaccctgaaaatcatgctagggcttattttcgaggttggtcttattttcagggaaacacagtatatgATGCAGGGCTCCAtgcaagaaaaggatctaggtgtcattgttgagaatGGAACAAAACCCTCAAATCAGTGTGCGGCAGTGGCTGAGGAAGGAAATAGAAtaataggaattattaggaaaggaatggaaaacaaaaatgaaattgttataatgcttttgtatcactccatggtgcgaccatacctcaaatattgtgtacaattttggtctATAAATTACTGAGTGATGGAATGGAAAAAGTAGATttgaattgcttatttactttttccaaaaatacttggactaagggtcatgcaatgaaactactaagtattaaatttaaaacaaactgaagaaaacatttcttcactctatgtgtaattaaattctggaattcattaccagaaaatgtaataaaaacagttagcttagcaccgttttaaaaaggtttggttaatttcctgaaagaaaagtgcataagctattattaagatggatttggaaaattccattgcttatttctaggatatacAGCATAaaatcttgctaggtacttgtgagctGAATTGGTCACCgttgaagcaggatactgggcttcatggacctttggtctggcccagtatggaaatacttatgttcttgtgttcctGTCCAAAGGAATTTTAATCTAAGCAGGAGAAAAGATGTTCATCCGATATGACAATGGGATCCATTTTATGCATGGATATGTGGTAGATCAGAGGTGATGTAAATTTCTGAGATTGGTGGAATACCTCCTTAAAGATGTGTCTTCTGCGGCATTTAAA
Protein-coding sequences here:
- the ATXN1 gene encoding ataxin-1 isoform X2 — translated: MKSNQERSNECLPPKKREIPATSRPSEEKPIGLNTENHRTESLAWLPSQSSVGGQHGAIGVSVEAGLQQRIGLHKSLSAGMDYSPPIAPRSVPATTTLPAVYQSVLSQSGPPVSPMQYAHLPQTFQFVGPPYSGSYAGFLPTQLIPSTSNSSTGVVVSTAAGAPAPSQPSHIEAYSSLLANMRQSKGEPHLVRTSGLLSAGSSPPPHSNQYVHISSSPQNAVRPLSPPSIPVHVHSLPAVIPHTLTLGPSSQVLVQYADSGGHFIARDPMKKAEGLRPQAVQAKELLNGEIEKGRRYGVAPSADTHLLKAGNNKAPPQHYETRHVMVHPSPAEYNARDPSGIRTSVMVVPNSNTPTSDIEVQQNISREASPSAAHNKGSLHLGKTAHRSYALSPHQTVCHESVKTVATLSPHTVIQTTHSAPEQLSVGLPATAFYAGTQQPLIGYLSSQQQPIGYPGNLPQHLVIPGTQPLLIPVGNADVETTGVAPSLVTSSPQFAAVPQAFVTTAIPKGENFGAESLTSQAAYQAAVVQAQIHLPVVQSVASHAATPPTLPPYFMKGSIIQLANGELKKVEDLKTEDFIQSAEISNDLKIDSSTVEKIDDSHSLDVAVIQFAVGEHRAQTPTHSFQPGDKVIIQKLFKDRKQTDFPFGPPTTVIAVTRTAVLTEESPV
- the ATXN1 gene encoding ataxin-1 isoform X3: MKSNQERSNECLPPKKREIPATSRPSEEKPIGLNTENHRTESLAWLPSQSSVGGQHGAIGVSVEAGLQQRIGLHKSLSAGMDYSPPIAPRSVPATTTLPAVYQSVLSQSGPPVSPMQYAHLPQTFQFVGPPYSGSYAGFLPTQLIPSTSNSSTGVVVSTAAGAPAPSQPSHIEAYSSLLANMRQSKGEPHLVRTSGLLSAGSSPPPHSNQYVHISSSPQNAVRPLSPPSIPVHVHSLPAVIPHTLTLGPSSQVLVQYADSGGHFIARDPMKKAEGLRPQAVQAKELLNGEIEKGRRYGVAPSADTHLLKAGNNKAPPQHYETRHVMVHPSPAEYNARDPSGIRTSVMVVPNSNTPTSDIEVQQNISREASPSAAHNKGSLHLGKTAHRSYALSPHQTVCHESVKTVATLSPHTVIQTTHSAPEQLSVGLPATAFYAGTQQPLIGYLSSQQQPIGYPGNLPQHLVIPGTQPLLIPVGNADVETTGVAPSLVTSSPQFAAVPQAFVTTAIPKGENFGAESLTSQAAYQAAVVQAQIHLPVVQSVASHAATPPTLPPYFMKGSIIQLANGELKKVEDLKTEDFIQSAEISNDLKIDSSTVEKIDDSHSLDVAVIQFAVGEHRAQPGLVSEILLLSKKIDCLL
- the ATXN1 gene encoding ataxin-1 isoform X1, with translation MKSNQERSNECLPPKKREIPATSRPSEEKPIGLNTENHRTESLAWLPSQSSVGGQHGAIGVSVEAGLQQRIGLHKSLSAGMDYSPPIAPRSVPATTTLPAVYQSVLSQSGPPVSPMQYAHLPQTFQFVGPPYSGSYAGFLPTQLIPSTSNSSTGVVVSTAAGAPAPSQPSHIEAYSSLLANMRQSKGEPHLVRTSGLLSAGSSPPPHSNQYVHISSSPQNAVRPLSPPSIPVHVHSLPAVIPHTLTLGPSSQVLVQYADSGGHFIARDPMKKAEGLRPQAVQAKELLNGEIEKGRRYGVAPSADTHLLKAGNNKAPPQHYETRHVMVHPSPAEYNARDPSGIRTSVMVVPNSNTPTSDIEVQQNISREASPSAAHNKGSLHLGKTAHRSYALSPHQTVCHESVKTVATLSPHTVIQTTHSAPEQLSVGLPATAFYAGTQQPLIGYLSSQQQPIGYPGNLPQHLVIPGTQPLLIPVGNADVETTGVAPSLVTSSPQFAAVPQAFVTTAIPKGENFGAESLTSQAAYQAAVVQAQIHLPVVQSVASHAATPPTLPPYFMKGSIIQLANGELKKVEDLKTEDFIQSAEISNDLKIDSSTVEKIDDSHSLDVAVIQFAVGEHRAQVSVEVLVEYPFFVFGQGWSSCCPERTSQLFDLPCSRLSVGDVCISLTLKNLKNGSIKKGQPMDSANILLKHPKSDSLAGSRHSRYVEQENGINQGSAQMLSENGELKFPDKIGFSAAPLLTKTEPTKPMATRKRRWSAPETRKLEKSEEEQPLTLPKPSFIPQEVKICIEGRSNVGK